The Neodiprion fabricii isolate iyNeoFabr1 chromosome 4, iyNeoFabr1.1, whole genome shotgun sequence genome window below encodes:
- the LOC124179490 gene encoding fasciclin-3 isoform X10: MTTMTILRGKSTSTSIILWTCLAYLCASIQADTQNINVSINPSGETTVRTGQNLTILCSVGVPLKTCRVEVPQERSVILEPNQPSEDGIGWYGSSLDAGQCGVFIAQIKEKHDGIFKCSLTPKNARYESYNTLRIIVAKPPVMPELMVFPGRRGERQNYEKGETLKVSCRVKAGRPVANVSIFFGDEQIGLEERPIVYNYNNDSYVIQNATRVLSWTDNGKVLRCDATHLALDRPLSAKQQISVLYAPQPQPTIERFGFVIGQPGTVNVTVQANPRPQFMWRIDDDKVDEGQFDESNRIRSSRAVELGKGYWEITLNIDSVQKSDTEKKYVLLVNNELGSTEYQIVLSTSTEPAEGISNRTTSPHAHAGAFSHFYGDLDAGSIIGIVVGVLILLLIVFLIIFARATGRWCFAARRRRDEEAAGGAGAGSEAHITPGDEDHEDPHIIDEKMPHGGQENPIHASTEYVNGNTDIKDMKDIKKDEKTDTPV; this comes from the exons CCGACACGCAGAATATCAACGTCTCGATCAATCCCTCGGGAGAGACGACGGTACGCACTGGACAAAATCTCACGATACTGTGCAGCGTGGGCGTACCTTTGAAAACCTGTCGCGTTGAAGTTCCTCAGGAAAGGAGCGTGATTCTCGAGCCCAATCAGCCGTCCGAAGACGGAATAGGATGGTACGGCTCATCGTTGGATGCTGGACAATGCGGGGTGTTCATCgctcaaataaaggaaaaacaCGACGGCATATTCAAGTGCTCCCTCACTCCGAAGAATGCCAGATACGAGAGCTACAACACCTTGAGAATTATCGTTGCCA AACCTCCGGTCATGCCTGAACTGATGGTCTTCCCTGGACGTCGTGGTGAACGGCAAAATTACGAAAAGGGAGAAACGCTGAAGGTCAGCTGCCGTGTCAAGGCTGGTCGACCAGTTGCAAACGTGTCTATATTTTTCG GCGACGAACAAATCGGTCTTGAGGAGAGGCCGATAGTTTACAACTACAACAACGACTCGTACGTCATTCAAAATGCGACACGAGTCTTGTCTTGGACTGACAACGGGAAGGTGTTACGCTGCGACGCTACTCATCTCGCTCTGGATCGACCCCTTTCGGCAAAACAGCAGATCTCAGTCTTAT ACGCGCCGCAACCCCAGCCTACAATCGAAAGGTTTGGATTCGTGATTGGTCAGCCTGGTACAGTTAACGTAACGGTTCAAGCGAATCCCCGACCGCAATTCATGTGGCGTATTGACGACGACAAGGTCGACGAGGGTCAATTTGACGAGAGCAATCGCATCAGGTCGTCCAGAGCAGTCGAATTA GGCAAAGGCTATTGGGAAATTACCCTGAATATCGACAGTGTTCAAAAGTCCGACACCGAGAAGAAGTACGTTTTGTTAGTCAACAATGAGCTGGGATCTACCGAGTACCAAATCGTTTTGTCAACGTCAACGGAACCTGCTG AAGGTATATCTAACCGCACTACTTCACCACATGCTCACGCAGGAGCGTTCAGTCACTTCTATG GAGATCTTGACGCCGGGTCTATCATCGGCATCGTCGTTGGAGTTTTGATCCTTCTTCTTATTGTGTTCCTTATCATCTTTGCACGTGCTACGGGTCGTTGGTGTTTCGCAG CGAGGCGGAGGCGCGACGAGGAGGCGGCTGGCGGTGCCGGCGCCGGGAGCGAGGCGCACATCACACCCGGCGACGAGGACCACGAAGATCCCCACATCATAGACGAGAAGATGCCCCACGGAGGACAGGAGAACCCGATCCACGCGAGCACGGAGTACGTTAACGGGAACACGGACATCAAGGACATGAAGGACATCAAGAAGGACGAGAAGACGGACACGCCGGTCTAA
- the LOC124179490 gene encoding fasciclin-3 isoform X8 — translation MTTMTILRGKSTSTSIILWTCLAYLCASIQADTQNINVSINPSGETTVRTGQNLTILCSVGVPLKTCRVEVPQERSVILEPNQPSEDGIGWYGSSLDAGQCGVFIAQIKEKHDGIFKCSLTPKNARYESYNTLRIIVAKPPVMPELMVFPGRRGERQNYEKGETLKVSCRVKAGRPVANVSIFFGDEQIGLEERPIVYNYNNDSYVIQNATRVLSWTDNGKVLRCDATHLALDRPLSAKQQISVLYAPQPQPTIERFGFVIGQPGTVNVTVQANPRPQFMWRIDDDKVDEGQFDESNRIRSSRAVELGKGYWEITLNIDSVQKSDTEKKYVLLVNNELGSTEYQIVLSTSTEPAEGISNRTTSPHAHAGAFSHFYGKLAESMHALGDLDAGSIIGIVVGVLILLLIVFLIIFARATGRWCFAARRRRDEEAAGGAGAGSEAHITPGDEDHEDPHIIDEKMPHGGQENPIHASTEYVNGNTDIKDMKDIKKDEKTDTPV, via the exons CCGACACGCAGAATATCAACGTCTCGATCAATCCCTCGGGAGAGACGACGGTACGCACTGGACAAAATCTCACGATACTGTGCAGCGTGGGCGTACCTTTGAAAACCTGTCGCGTTGAAGTTCCTCAGGAAAGGAGCGTGATTCTCGAGCCCAATCAGCCGTCCGAAGACGGAATAGGATGGTACGGCTCATCGTTGGATGCTGGACAATGCGGGGTGTTCATCgctcaaataaaggaaaaacaCGACGGCATATTCAAGTGCTCCCTCACTCCGAAGAATGCCAGATACGAGAGCTACAACACCTTGAGAATTATCGTTGCCA AACCTCCGGTCATGCCTGAACTGATGGTCTTCCCTGGACGTCGTGGTGAACGGCAAAATTACGAAAAGGGAGAAACGCTGAAGGTCAGCTGCCGTGTCAAGGCTGGTCGACCAGTTGCAAACGTGTCTATATTTTTCG GCGACGAACAAATCGGTCTTGAGGAGAGGCCGATAGTTTACAACTACAACAACGACTCGTACGTCATTCAAAATGCGACACGAGTCTTGTCTTGGACTGACAACGGGAAGGTGTTACGCTGCGACGCTACTCATCTCGCTCTGGATCGACCCCTTTCGGCAAAACAGCAGATCTCAGTCTTAT ACGCGCCGCAACCCCAGCCTACAATCGAAAGGTTTGGATTCGTGATTGGTCAGCCTGGTACAGTTAACGTAACGGTTCAAGCGAATCCCCGACCGCAATTCATGTGGCGTATTGACGACGACAAGGTCGACGAGGGTCAATTTGACGAGAGCAATCGCATCAGGTCGTCCAGAGCAGTCGAATTA GGCAAAGGCTATTGGGAAATTACCCTGAATATCGACAGTGTTCAAAAGTCCGACACCGAGAAGAAGTACGTTTTGTTAGTCAACAATGAGCTGGGATCTACCGAGTACCAAATCGTTTTGTCAACGTCAACGGAACCTGCTG AAGGTATATCTAACCGCACTACTTCACCACATGCTCACGCAGGAGCGTTCAGTCACTTCTATGGTAAGCTCGCCGAATCAATGCACGCACTAG GAGATCTTGACGCCGGGTCTATCATCGGCATCGTCGTTGGAGTTTTGATCCTTCTTCTTATTGTGTTCCTTATCATCTTTGCACGTGCTACGGGTCGTTGGTGTTTCGCAG CGAGGCGGAGGCGCGACGAGGAGGCGGCTGGCGGTGCCGGCGCCGGGAGCGAGGCGCACATCACACCCGGCGACGAGGACCACGAAGATCCCCACATCATAGACGAGAAGATGCCCCACGGAGGACAGGAGAACCCGATCCACGCGAGCACGGAGTACGTTAACGGGAACACGGACATCAAGGACATGAAGGACATCAAGAAGGACGAGAAGACGGACACGCCGGTCTAA
- the LOC124179490 gene encoding fasciclin-3 isoform X11, whose protein sequence is MTTMTILRGKSTSTSIILWTCLAYLCASIQADTQNINVSINPSGETTVRTGQNLTILCSVGVPLKTCRVEVPQERSVILEPNQPSEDGIGWYGSSLDAGQCGVFIAQIKEKHDGIFKCSLTPKNARYESYNTLRIIVAKPPVMPELMVFPGRRGERQNYEKGETLKVSCRVKAGRPVANVSIFFGDEQIGLEERPIVYNYNNDSYVIQNATRVLSWTDNGKVLRCDATHLALDRPLSAKQQISVLYAPQPQPTIERFGFVIGQPGTVNVTVQANPRPQFMWRIDDDKVDEGQFDESNRIRSSRAVELGKGYWEITLNIDSVQKSDTEKKYVLLVNNELGSTEYQIVLSTSTEPAGDLDAGSIIGIVVGVLILLLIVFLIIFARATGRWCFAARRRRDEEAAGGAGAGSEAHITPGDEDHEDPHIIDEKMPHGGQENPIHASTEYVNGNTDIKDMKDIKKDEKTDTPV, encoded by the exons CCGACACGCAGAATATCAACGTCTCGATCAATCCCTCGGGAGAGACGACGGTACGCACTGGACAAAATCTCACGATACTGTGCAGCGTGGGCGTACCTTTGAAAACCTGTCGCGTTGAAGTTCCTCAGGAAAGGAGCGTGATTCTCGAGCCCAATCAGCCGTCCGAAGACGGAATAGGATGGTACGGCTCATCGTTGGATGCTGGACAATGCGGGGTGTTCATCgctcaaataaaggaaaaacaCGACGGCATATTCAAGTGCTCCCTCACTCCGAAGAATGCCAGATACGAGAGCTACAACACCTTGAGAATTATCGTTGCCA AACCTCCGGTCATGCCTGAACTGATGGTCTTCCCTGGACGTCGTGGTGAACGGCAAAATTACGAAAAGGGAGAAACGCTGAAGGTCAGCTGCCGTGTCAAGGCTGGTCGACCAGTTGCAAACGTGTCTATATTTTTCG GCGACGAACAAATCGGTCTTGAGGAGAGGCCGATAGTTTACAACTACAACAACGACTCGTACGTCATTCAAAATGCGACACGAGTCTTGTCTTGGACTGACAACGGGAAGGTGTTACGCTGCGACGCTACTCATCTCGCTCTGGATCGACCCCTTTCGGCAAAACAGCAGATCTCAGTCTTAT ACGCGCCGCAACCCCAGCCTACAATCGAAAGGTTTGGATTCGTGATTGGTCAGCCTGGTACAGTTAACGTAACGGTTCAAGCGAATCCCCGACCGCAATTCATGTGGCGTATTGACGACGACAAGGTCGACGAGGGTCAATTTGACGAGAGCAATCGCATCAGGTCGTCCAGAGCAGTCGAATTA GGCAAAGGCTATTGGGAAATTACCCTGAATATCGACAGTGTTCAAAAGTCCGACACCGAGAAGAAGTACGTTTTGTTAGTCAACAATGAGCTGGGATCTACCGAGTACCAAATCGTTTTGTCAACGTCAACGGAACCTGCTG GAGATCTTGACGCCGGGTCTATCATCGGCATCGTCGTTGGAGTTTTGATCCTTCTTCTTATTGTGTTCCTTATCATCTTTGCACGTGCTACGGGTCGTTGGTGTTTCGCAG CGAGGCGGAGGCGCGACGAGGAGGCGGCTGGCGGTGCCGGCGCCGGGAGCGAGGCGCACATCACACCCGGCGACGAGGACCACGAAGATCCCCACATCATAGACGAGAAGATGCCCCACGGAGGACAGGAGAACCCGATCCACGCGAGCACGGAGTACGTTAACGGGAACACGGACATCAAGGACATGAAGGACATCAAGAAGGACGAGAAGACGGACACGCCGGTCTAA